A stretch of Triticum aestivum cultivar Chinese Spring chromosome 1D, IWGSC CS RefSeq v2.1, whole genome shotgun sequence DNA encodes these proteins:
- the LOC123174706 gene encoding serine/threonine-protein phosphatase 7 long form homolog — protein sequence MYKLYKSELDAITPEQVEWEPYGKGESFGNPIEFRLNPMCTRDRDLWHMRCPLICNWAVQLHLPHRVFRQFGLFQPHPPEWEDTEKLLHA from the exons atgtacaagttgtacaagagcgagctggatgcgatcacgcctgagcag GTGGAATGGGAGCCatatggaaaaggagagagttttggtaaccctatagagttcaggctgaatccaatgtgcactagggatagggatctctggcatatgcggtgcccactgatatgcaactgggcggttcagcttcacctgccacatcgggtgttccgccagtttggtttgttccagccacacccgccggagtgggaggacacggagaagttgctacacgcgtaa